A portion of the Candidatus Poribacteria bacterium genome contains these proteins:
- a CDS encoding zinc ribbon domain-containing protein: MPTYEYKCLACDNRFEQFQGITAPALEECPECNGKVKRLIGTGAGLIFKGSGFYTTDYRSESYKESAKKDKNESSDKSTSSDKGEKKEKKTDTSSESKSKSTD; encoded by the coding sequence ATGCCCACTTATGAGTATAAATGTCTCGCATGCGACAACCGATTTGAGCAGTTTCAGGGCATCACCGCCCCCGCACTTGAGGAGTGTCCGGAGTGTAACGGCAAAGTGAAACGGCTCATCGGCACAGGCGCAGGCTTGATCTTCAAAGGCTCTGGGTTCTACACGACAGACTATCGAAGTGAAAGTTACAAAGAATCGGCGAAGAAGGATAAAAACGAATCATCAGACAAAAGTACTTCATCCGATAAAGGTGAAAAAAAAGAAAAGAAGACGGATACGAGTAGCGAATCGAAGAGCAAATCTACCGATTAG
- a CDS encoding cation diffusion facilitator family transporter: MHNHSHDHQHYNDDGHGHSHQTHLQKKFKFAVLVTFCVFLGELIGGIWSGSLALLSDAAHVMSDVFSLLISWFAIYLSTRPATSSRTYGYHRAEVFAAFVNGLTLIGISGWIFYAAYQRYTSPTEIKVTGMFVVACLGFLGNLLILWKLHGESHGNLNVRSAMLHVIGDTLSSVAVVIGGAIIFWTGWYPIDALLSFLIGGIILFGAVNVTREAVHILLENSPRNADAHTVATHLCSLDAVKDVHDMHIWSLCSNYSALSAHVVVDENTTLAPDRILEQINTELQTHFGISHTTVQLEQVACAQAGNLLCNAQHS; encoded by the coding sequence GTGCACAATCACAGTCACGACCATCAGCACTATAACGACGATGGGCACGGGCATAGCCATCAAACACATCTTCAGAAGAAATTTAAGTTTGCTGTACTTGTCACGTTCTGTGTCTTCCTCGGTGAACTCATCGGCGGTATCTGGTCGGGCAGTCTCGCACTGCTAAGCGATGCGGCACATGTCATGTCGGATGTATTCTCGCTGTTGATTAGTTGGTTCGCAATTTATCTCTCAACACGTCCCGCTACCTCGTCACGGACTTATGGGTATCACCGCGCAGAGGTCTTCGCTGCGTTCGTCAATGGCTTAACGCTTATCGGCATCTCCGGTTGGATTTTCTACGCAGCATATCAACGTTATACATCACCGACAGAGATAAAAGTGACAGGGATGTTTGTTGTGGCGTGTCTCGGTTTCTTAGGAAACCTTCTCATCTTATGGAAACTGCACGGTGAGAGTCACGGAAACCTCAATGTTCGGAGCGCGATGCTTCATGTCATAGGCGATACGCTCTCCTCCGTTGCTGTTGTCATCGGCGGTGCGATTATCTTCTGGACAGGATGGTACCCGATTGATGCGTTGCTTAGTTTCCTGATTGGCGGGATTATTCTTTTCGGGGCGGTGAATGTGACGAGAGAAGCCGTGCATATTCTGCTGGAAAACTCGCCACGGAACGCAGACGCACACACCGTCGCGACCCATCTTTGCAGTTTAGATGCAGTCAAAGATGTCCACGACATGCACATCTGGTCGTTGTGTTCCAACTACTCTGCGCTGAGTGCACATGTCGTCGTCGATGAAAATACAACCTTAGCTCCTGACCGGATCCTTGAACAGATCAACACCGAATTGCAAACACACTTCGGCATCAGCCACACGACTGTACAGTTAGAGCAGGTCGCGTGCGCACAAGCAGGAAATCTCCTGTGCAACGCCCAACACTCATAG
- a CDS encoding Gfo/Idh/MocA family oxidoreductase produces the protein MAQNTIRVGIIGAGGNTTSRHIPGLQAIEGVEIVGVCNRSQESSQRVADQFGIPKTYSNWQDAIADPDTNAIVIGTWPYMHCRATVAALEADKHVMCEARMAMNAGEAHRMREVSRQKTHLIAQIVPSPMTLRVDNTIKRLIAEGYIGDVLAVEARAGGAFLDSEAPLQWRQDFDLSGLNIMSMGIWYEALIRWVGEATRIMAMGKTFVKMRPDADGVMRSVRIPEHIDVVGDLACGAQLHIQVSNVAGLAGAPEVYIFGSNGTLRFSGNKLYGGQKDDTELTEIDIPTSEAGAWRVEEEFVNAIRGGEVITHTDFETGVKYMEFTEAVTRSMQSGTAITLPLHIS, from the coding sequence GTGGCACAAAACACAATTCGAGTCGGTATTATCGGCGCAGGTGGCAACACAACATCACGACATATTCCAGGACTGCAAGCAATCGAAGGCGTTGAGATTGTCGGAGTCTGCAATCGGAGTCAGGAATCCTCACAACGGGTGGCAGACCAGTTCGGCATCCCGAAAACCTATAGTAATTGGCAGGACGCAATCGCTGATCCTGATACCAATGCGATCGTCATCGGGACATGGCCCTATATGCACTGCCGCGCGACCGTCGCAGCACTTGAGGCGGATAAGCACGTGATGTGTGAGGCGCGGATGGCGATGAATGCCGGAGAAGCACATAGGATGCGAGAAGTATCGCGTCAGAAAACACATCTCATCGCGCAGATTGTCCCGTCGCCGATGACGCTGCGGGTGGATAACACCATAAAACGCCTCATCGCTGAGGGCTATATCGGGGACGTACTCGCCGTGGAAGCACGCGCAGGTGGTGCATTTTTGGACAGCGAAGCACCGCTCCAGTGGCGACAAGATTTTGATCTCAGTGGACTTAATATCATGAGCATGGGAATCTGGTATGAGGCGTTGATACGTTGGGTCGGAGAGGCAACACGGATTATGGCGATGGGCAAGACTTTCGTCAAAATGCGTCCGGATGCTGATGGTGTGATGCGTTCTGTGCGGATTCCTGAACATATTGATGTCGTTGGGGACCTCGCGTGCGGCGCACAACTCCATATACAGGTTTCTAACGTTGCCGGATTAGCAGGTGCGCCGGAGGTTTATATCTTCGGTAGCAACGGGACTTTACGTTTTTCCGGGAATAAACTCTACGGTGGTCAGAAAGACGACACTGAATTGACGGAGATCGACATTCCTACGTCAGAGGCTGGTGCGTGGCGAGTCGAGGAAGAGTTTGTGAACGCGATCCGTGGTGGAGAGGTTATCACGCACACCGACTTTGAGACGGGTGTGAAATACATGGAGTTTACAGAGGCGGTCACGCGGAGTATGCAATCGGGAACAGCGATTACTTTGCCGCTTCATATTTCGTAG
- a CDS encoding SDR family NAD(P)-dependent oxidoreductase codes for MGRLEGKVAIVTGAARGHAEAVARRFAKEGAAVSICDVIPVQALEAKVGSEIRAAGGDVICFETDVSQEAPVDEMVAATIEKFGTVDILANVVGIAGPTKDIWDMRLEEWRRTLEVNLDSLFICSKAVLPEMIRKKYGKIINFSSGTGKQPLSHRAPYATSKMGVIGFTRTLAADVGRYNITVNAICPGWHLERSLELARGRAEYMDKPFDEDALRERYKQTNPKSVIAGRWCSDEGYSDKGSGSEDAAALAVFLASDDSANMTGQDINTGGTVMW; via the coding sequence ATGGGCAGATTAGAGGGCAAAGTCGCAATCGTAACGGGTGCTGCCAGAGGGCACGCGGAAGCAGTCGCGCGGAGATTCGCAAAGGAAGGCGCAGCGGTTTCCATCTGTGATGTTATTCCTGTGCAAGCGTTAGAGGCAAAGGTCGGTTCAGAGATTAGAGCCGCTGGTGGAGATGTCATCTGTTTTGAGACCGATGTTTCGCAAGAAGCACCCGTCGATGAGATGGTCGCTGCCACCATCGAGAAATTCGGCACCGTCGATATCCTCGCCAACGTTGTCGGCATTGCTGGACCGACAAAAGATATCTGGGACATGCGTTTGGAGGAATGGCGGCGCACACTTGAGGTTAATCTCGATTCGCTGTTTATCTGTTCTAAAGCCGTCCTACCGGAGATGATCCGCAAGAAATACGGAAAAATCATAAACTTCAGCTCTGGGACGGGCAAACAACCGCTTTCGCACAGAGCACCTTACGCGACTTCAAAGATGGGTGTTATCGGTTTCACGCGGACACTCGCTGCCGATGTCGGGCGTTACAATATCACCGTCAACGCCATCTGTCCGGGTTGGCACTTGGAGAGAAGCCTGGAACTCGCGCGAGGACGGGCTGAATACATGGATAAACCCTTCGATGAAGACGCATTACGCGAGCGGTATAAACAGACGAACCCGAAGAGCGTCATCGCTGGTAGATGGTGTTCGGATGAAGGCTATAGCGATAAAGGTTCAGGGTCTGAAGATGCCGCAGCGTTAGCGGTTTTCCTTGCCTCAGATGATTCCGCTAATATGACTGGACAAGACATCAACACCGGTGGCACTGTGATGTGGTAG
- the coaE gene encoding dephospho-CoA kinase (Dephospho-CoA kinase (CoaE) performs the final step in coenzyme A biosynthesis.), translated as MKTETTHHARGTIVGITGGIACGKTTVSDLLAEKGAIPINADEIGHQLLKADSPVIDELTETFGQGILDASGDVSRKKLGAIVFKDKAARERLNSILHPLIIERSRGQARQLVTEDPMCVVLLDAPLLIEAGAYDTVDLIVVVTASPEAQLRRTLERSVAQGRPLTETEVQARIDSQMPVTEKVKYADVIIENEGTLKELHRQVDELWERLQQHGKGN; from the coding sequence ATGAAAACAGAAACGACACACCATGCACGCGGCACCATCGTTGGGATTACAGGCGGGATTGCCTGCGGAAAAACGACCGTCTCAGATTTGCTTGCTGAAAAGGGCGCGATTCCGATCAATGCAGACGAAATCGGACACCAACTCCTCAAGGCGGACAGTCCTGTCATCGATGAACTTACCGAGACATTTGGACAGGGTATTCTGGACGCATCTGGGGATGTCAGCAGGAAAAAACTGGGGGCAATCGTTTTCAAGGATAAAGCCGCCCGAGAACGATTGAACAGTATCCTGCATCCGTTGATTATCGAACGTTCACGCGGGCAGGCACGCCAACTCGTCACGGAAGACCCGATGTGCGTCGTGCTACTCGACGCGCCGCTCCTTATCGAAGCCGGTGCCTATGACACCGTTGATCTGATTGTCGTCGTGACGGCATCACCGGAGGCGCAGCTGCGACGCACATTAGAACGCAGTGTCGCGCAAGGGAGACCACTCACGGAAACCGAGGTTCAGGCACGGATTGATTCACAGATGCCGGTCACGGAGAAGGTCAAGTATGCGGATGTTATTATAGAGAATGAAGGAACGCTTAAAGAGCTTCATAGACAGGTGGACGAACTTTGGGAACGACTTCAGCAGCATGGCAAGGGCAACTGA
- the modC gene encoding molybdenum ABC transporter ATP-binding protein, with translation MADSTEIRLDFRKSLGSFTLDVNCTLETKVSAFLGVSGSGKSTLLNCVSGTLTPDEGEIAFGDEILYASASKINLPPEKRRFGYVFQEGYLFPHLTVAQNIRYGQPNSRESSAAIEVLEITELLQRYPNELSGGQRQRVAIARALAMEPRMLLMDEPLASLDSALKNRIIPYLHHVKETFAIPILYVTHVFSEAMALADEAFLLADGEIMARGEPHRLLTAPSAMPIAQLTGVENILFLPVTASDKPRGLTSLEIGSQSLMIPYIDIEVGEVVPVAIRAEDIIISLEPNLSISARNVLPGKIRNLDVKNERTWVSILVERHHLAVKITHEAREQLQLTEGLAVYCVIKASAINLMWD, from the coding sequence GTGGCAGATAGCACCGAAATCAGACTCGATTTTCGCAAAAGCCTCGGTAGTTTCACGTTAGATGTCAATTGCACGCTGGAAACGAAGGTTTCGGCGTTTTTGGGTGTATCTGGAAGTGGTAAAAGCACGCTTCTCAATTGCGTTAGCGGCACGTTGACACCGGATGAGGGTGAGATCGCTTTTGGAGACGAGATCCTTTACGCGTCTGCCTCTAAAATTAATCTGCCACCTGAAAAGCGGCGGTTCGGCTATGTTTTTCAGGAGGGGTACCTTTTTCCACATCTCACGGTTGCGCAGAACATCCGATATGGGCAACCGAATTCGCGAGAATCATCGGCTGCGATAGAAGTACTTGAAATTACCGAACTTCTCCAGCGGTATCCGAATGAACTCTCTGGCGGTCAACGTCAACGCGTTGCGATCGCGCGAGCACTCGCTATGGAGCCACGGATGCTTCTGATGGATGAACCCCTTGCTTCGCTTGATAGCGCACTGAAAAATCGGATTATACCGTATCTGCACCACGTTAAAGAAACCTTTGCGATCCCTATCCTTTATGTTACCCATGTCTTTTCCGAGGCAATGGCACTCGCTGACGAAGCCTTCCTGCTCGCTGATGGTGAAATTATGGCGAGAGGCGAACCGCACCGATTGTTAACTGCGCCTTCCGCAATGCCCATCGCACAATTGACGGGTGTCGAAAATATTCTGTTCCTTCCTGTGACGGCTTCAGACAAGCCTCGCGGTTTGACTTCGTTGGAAATCGGAAGTCAATCTCTGATGATACCTTATATTGATATTGAGGTCGGCGAAGTCGTTCCGGTTGCTATCCGTGCTGAGGATATTATTATCTCGCTTGAGCCGAATCTCTCGATTAGTGCCCGTAACGTATTACCGGGAAAGATTCGGAATCTTGATGTCAAGAACGAAAGAACATGGGTATCTATTCTCGTTGAACGGCATCACCTTGCCGTGAAAATCACGCACGAAGCGCGGGAACAGTTGCAATTGACGGAGGGGTTAGCGGTTTACTGTGTCATTAAGGCAAGTGCTATCAATCTGATGTGGGATTAG
- the modB gene encoding molybdate ABC transporter permease subunit, translating into MRITPAEIAALSLSIKVALFSLVIMFPPGLLVGWLLAKRTFPGKAFLNTLVMCPLVLPPIVSGYVLLILFGRHGFIGGFIYQVFGIEIVFSQVAVIIAVSIISFPLLVRGIVTGMESVPLELENAARTLGASPLKVFWTITFPLAYRGIVGGTILGFSKSLGEFGATIMVAGNIPGKTQTMALAIFSAVHLGEDASVYRLVFISTVVAFIALWLTERFTLR; encoded by the coding sequence ATGAGGATAACCCCCGCCGAAATTGCCGCCCTCTCTTTATCTATTAAAGTTGCGCTGTTCAGTCTTGTTATAATGTTTCCACCCGGGCTATTGGTGGGTTGGCTACTTGCGAAACGGACGTTCCCGGGTAAGGCGTTCCTGAATACACTTGTGATGTGTCCGTTGGTACTCCCACCGATCGTCAGCGGATATGTACTGCTTATTCTATTCGGCAGGCACGGATTCATCGGTGGATTTATCTATCAAGTTTTCGGTATAGAGATCGTTTTTTCGCAGGTGGCTGTTATCATTGCGGTCTCAATTATCTCATTTCCGTTGTTAGTGCGTGGTATCGTGACGGGGATGGAATCTGTCCCGCTGGAGCTTGAAAACGCAGCACGGACGCTTGGGGCATCACCACTGAAGGTATTTTGGACGATAACGTTCCCGCTTGCGTATCGCGGAATTGTTGGGGGAACGATCCTCGGTTTTTCCAAAAGTCTTGGTGAGTTTGGTGCCACTATCATGGTGGCAGGAAACATTCCGGGCAAAACCCAAACGATGGCGTTAGCGATTTTCAGTGCTGTACATCTCGGAGAAGATGCTTCCGTCTATCGATTGGTGTTTATTTCAACCGTTGTTGCCTTCATAGCACTCTGGTTAACAGAACGCTTCACGCTCCGTTAA
- the modA gene encoding molybdate ABC transporter substrate-binding protein codes for MKKTVQRSVKFLTAIGFVFVSTVLSGCMTDKQKPIELSVFAAISLTDALSEIGTAFTAESGVKVYYNFEASTTLQRQLEKGASADVFISASPRQVVALETSGLLEAESRHDLLANRLVLVADKTAEISVETPDDLAVPEISRIAIGHPNIVPAGTYAKEALTHFGLWETLHPKLIFGMDVRATLAYVTAGNVDIAIVYKTDTTLTENIKVLYQLPPDAYTPIVYPAVVMQSSPRKQLARKFITYLHSMKSGEIFEKHGFAFLVRK; via the coding sequence ATGAAGAAAACAGTGCAGCGAAGTGTTAAATTTCTCACTGCAATTGGCTTCGTGTTTGTGTCCACCGTGCTTTCGGGGTGTATGACAGATAAGCAGAAACCGATTGAATTAAGCGTATTCGCCGCCATCAGTTTGACGGATGCGCTTAGTGAAATTGGGACAGCGTTTACAGCGGAAAGTGGGGTTAAAGTCTATTACAATTTTGAAGCCTCTACGACGTTGCAACGCCAACTCGAAAAGGGCGCATCAGCGGATGTCTTCATCTCAGCGAGTCCGCGCCAAGTCGTTGCCTTGGAAACGAGTGGGCTGCTTGAAGCCGAAAGTCGCCACGATTTATTAGCCAATCGGTTAGTGCTTGTTGCTGATAAAACCGCGGAAATTTCTGTGGAAACGCCTGATGACCTTGCCGTGCCTGAGATTTCGAGAATTGCTATCGGGCATCCAAATATAGTACCTGCTGGCACTTACGCGAAAGAAGCCTTGACTCACTTTGGATTGTGGGAGACCCTACACCCAAAGTTGATTTTCGGTATGGATGTGCGTGCAACGCTCGCTTATGTCACTGCTGGAAATGTGGATATTGCCATTGTATATAAAACGGATACGACACTGACTGAGAATATAAAGGTGCTTTATCAGTTACCGCCTGACGCGTATACACCGATCGTCTACCCGGCTGTTGTTATGCAGAGTAGCCCCCGAAAGCAATTGGCGCGTAAATTTATTACGTATCTACATTCTATGAAGAGCGGTGAAATTTTTGAAAAGCACGGCTTTGCCTTTCTGGTACGAAAATGA
- a CDS encoding sugar phosphate isomerase/epimerase produces the protein MKLGLCTIAFQEKPLEEVIDIAADHGFDGIELWGKPPHLPEDYDESYVRNVKDMAHRKGLAISAFGSYVDPLMPLHQKHFEEAFKIAHELGTDLVRIWSGGGPSRSIAPSDKRLIQFRLVSIAQWANFRSIRLGLEMHNNQFTDSVDSILETIEGVRLPALKTYYQPLARSDADEPHTAAEKLAEHIANVHAQNFDESGKGCPIADGVVDYARIVEILTAAGYDGYLEVEFVHGDNKLEALQRDRDYLASLINTTNGDALKDLDMDPV, from the coding sequence ATGAAATTAGGTTTATGCACCATCGCCTTTCAGGAAAAACCTTTGGAAGAGGTTATTGATATAGCGGCGGATCACGGCTTTGATGGTATCGAACTGTGGGGAAAGCCACCGCATCTACCAGAGGACTACGATGAAAGCTATGTCAGAAACGTTAAGGACATGGCACACCGGAAGGGATTAGCGATTTCAGCGTTCGGTTCCTATGTAGACCCGTTGATGCCTCTCCACCAGAAGCACTTTGAGGAAGCCTTTAAAATCGCACATGAATTAGGTACCGACCTCGTCCGGATCTGGTCAGGCGGCGGTCCCTCCAGATCAATTGCGCCATCGGATAAACGCTTGATTCAGTTTCGATTGGTGAGCATCGCACAGTGGGCAAATTTTCGCAGTATCCGACTTGGCTTGGAAATGCACAACAACCAATTCACCGACAGTGTAGACAGCATCTTGGAGACGATTGAAGGCGTTAGATTGCCCGCGCTGAAAACCTATTATCAACCCCTCGCGCGCTCGGATGCCGATGAGCCACACACCGCCGCTGAAAAACTCGCCGAACATATCGCAAACGTCCATGCGCAAAATTTCGACGAGAGTGGTAAAGGATGTCCTATTGCGGACGGCGTGGTGGATTACGCCCGAATCGTTGAGATACTCACTGCCGCGGGATATGACGGATACTTAGAGGTAGAATTCGTTCATGGCGACAACAAATTGGAGGCACTCCAACGCGACCGAGACTACTTAGCGAGTCTGATTAACACAACAAACGGGGACGCTTTGAAAGATTTGGACATGGACCCGGTGTAA
- a CDS encoding cysteine synthase family protein, translating to MSKRKPEKVNLSEYPLLQVIGQTPLAKIDIFADELPNVDIYAKLETYNPGGSIKDRPVLRILTEAIASGELTHEKVILDSSSGNAAIAYAMIGAALGYKVELVIPDNASEERIKRIQSHGATIIHTDALLGYDEALREVDRRYEAQPDRYFFNSQYDNENNWLAHYETTGVEIWNQTGGKVTHFVAGVGTGGTVTGVGRRLKNYNPDIQVCSISPEVFPGIEGLKPLGDPDAIVPAILDESVIDCRIPTTIENAYEMCSRLAQQGWFVGQSSGGYLYGAYKVAQQIQEGVIVTVFNDLGERYFSTRLWD from the coding sequence ATGAGCAAGCGAAAGCCTGAAAAGGTGAATCTTTCAGAATATCCACTGCTTCAAGTCATAGGACAGACCCCGCTCGCGAAAATAGATATCTTTGCTGATGAGTTGCCGAACGTTGACATCTATGCCAAGTTGGAAACCTATAATCCTGGAGGTTCGATTAAGGACCGACCGGTCTTAAGAATACTCACCGAGGCGATCGCGTCCGGAGAACTCACACACGAAAAGGTTATCCTCGACTCCAGTTCCGGCAATGCTGCAATCGCCTATGCCATGATAGGCGCAGCCCTTGGCTACAAAGTTGAACTCGTGATTCCAGACAACGCCAGCGAAGAACGAATAAAACGTATCCAATCACACGGAGCAACCATCATCCACACCGACGCTCTCCTCGGTTACGATGAGGCACTACGGGAAGTTGATCGACGCTATGAAGCACAACCTGACCGCTATTTTTTCAACTCCCAATACGACAATGAAAACAATTGGTTGGCGCACTATGAAACCACCGGGGTCGAAATCTGGAACCAAACGGGTGGAAAGGTTACACACTTCGTCGCTGGCGTAGGGACTGGTGGCACCGTTACCGGTGTCGGTAGACGACTCAAAAACTACAATCCAGACATCCAAGTCTGTTCAATTTCACCGGAGGTGTTTCCCGGTATTGAGGGACTCAAACCGCTCGGGGACCCAGACGCTATTGTGCCAGCAATTCTGGACGAATCGGTGATTGATTGTCGCATCCCGACGACGATTGAAAATGCTTACGAAATGTGCAGTCGCCTCGCACAACAGGGTTGGTTCGTCGGACAATCTTCCGGCGGTTATCTCTACGGCGCATATAAAGTCGCTCAACAAATTCAGGAAGGCGTTATCGTCACAGTCTTCAATGATTTGGGCGAACGTTACTTCAGCACAAGACTTTGGGATTAA
- a CDS encoding DUF1015 domain-containing protein, with the protein METTVIPFRGLRYNTAKVEKIENVIAPPYDVIKPEERVALEAHHPANIIRLILSQPHKDDTDGANQYTRAAVLMNQWISDSTLVRDATPRYYIYDQSFNAPDGKNYTRRALIGLVKLEPFENRVILPHERTHAGPKADRLNLMRECHANLSPIFLLYADSNGDIEQIMESFTDEQPPEIDSPETFGSTHQLWCLDDPERNREIQTLFASKPLLIADGHHRYETALAFQDEMAHTGSSGYGYMMMNLVRMESPGLAVLAIHRLLENLNADRIAHVTVKLPEVFEVHEIDTQATLMAKLEALKGTSAAIGIYTPDDTYRLLIPHPTTPKQLDVTLVQETLIKNLFQIETAAEHLSYTAYADDAVAHVKGGADRVALLMNPTPVEQVLEVAMAGSTMPQKSTYFYPKMATGFVLNLLNT; encoded by the coding sequence ATGGAAACGACAGTTATTCCGTTTCGCGGCTTACGCTATAACACAGCCAAGGTGGAAAAGATTGAGAATGTCATAGCACCACCTTATGATGTTATTAAACCCGAAGAGCGGGTCGCTTTAGAGGCACACCATCCTGCCAATATCATCCGCTTAATTCTAAGTCAACCGCATAAAGACGACACCGACGGGGCGAATCAGTACACCCGTGCCGCTGTGCTTATGAATCAATGGATTTCAGACAGTACTCTCGTCCGTGACGCAACACCCCGTTATTATATCTATGATCAATCCTTTAATGCCCCAGACGGAAAAAACTATACGCGTCGTGCCTTAATAGGACTCGTGAAACTGGAACCTTTTGAAAACCGAGTGATCCTACCACACGAAAGAACACACGCAGGACCAAAAGCCGATCGACTCAACCTTATGCGGGAGTGCCACGCAAATTTGAGTCCTATTTTCCTCCTTTATGCCGATTCCAACGGGGACATCGAACAGATAATGGAAAGTTTCACCGATGAACAGCCACCCGAAATTGACTCTCCAGAAACCTTTGGCAGCACACATCAATTATGGTGTTTAGATGATCCAGAACGGAACCGTGAGATCCAAACCCTTTTCGCTTCAAAACCGCTCCTGATTGCCGATGGACACCATCGTTATGAAACCGCTCTCGCTTTCCAAGATGAAATGGCTCATACCGGGTCATCTGGCTACGGTTATATGATGATGAACCTCGTCAGAATGGAATCACCGGGTTTGGCTGTCTTGGCGATTCATCGACTGCTGGAAAATCTCAATGCTGATCGGATTGCACACGTTACCGTTAAACTGCCGGAAGTGTTCGAGGTCCATGAAATTGACACGCAAGCAACTCTCATGGCAAAATTAGAGGCACTGAAAGGGACATCAGCTGCGATTGGCATATACACACCAGACGATACCTACCGTCTGCTGATTCCACATCCAACAACACCTAAGCAATTAGACGTAACGCTCGTTCAGGAAACGCTTATCAAAAATCTATTTCAGATTGAAACCGCAGCGGAACATCTCAGTTACACCGCTTACGCGGACGATGCCGTTGCGCACGTGAAAGGTGGCGCGGACCGCGTCGCACTTCTGATGAACCCGACTCCGGTTGAACAAGTCTTGGAGGTGGCTATGGCAGGTTCGACAATGCCACAAAAATCCACTTACTTCTATCCAAAGATGGCAACTGGGTTCGTTTTAAACCTGTTGAATACGTAA
- a CDS encoding prolyl oligopeptidase family serine peptidase, translating to MMYYEQERDTLVFSHQLYAETPRQLAFQATSVSEIEVWQRELRAKLIELVGGFPQEACDLQPEVLDACEFPTYFRETVQFQSRPHAAIFGYFLSPKGLDASTPNPTILCLAGHGRGVDDIVGIEEDGTMRAEYGGYQNDFALQCVANGYTVLAIEQFGFGHRRDAAAHQKGGGNSSCQPSAGAALLLGHTMVGWRVYDAMRAFDYLATRPEVDMNRLGIMGISGGGTTTFFTAAIDERVKAAVVSGYFNTFRDSILSLSHCIDNYIPNVLQYAEMYDIAGLIAPRAMFVESGTEDTIFPIEATRFAVNEAKAIYKCFDAEDKLGLEVFEAGHSFHGVGAFEFLKQVL from the coding sequence ATGATGTACTACGAACAGGAACGAGATACTTTAGTATTTTCGCACCAACTCTATGCCGAGACACCTCGCCAACTCGCATTTCAGGCGACGAGTGTGTCAGAAATAGAGGTATGGCAGCGCGAACTGCGGGCAAAACTCATCGAATTAGTTGGTGGTTTTCCGCAGGAAGCCTGCGACCTACAACCGGAAGTTCTGGACGCTTGTGAATTTCCAACCTATTTTCGTGAGACGGTGCAGTTTCAGAGTCGTCCACACGCTGCTATTTTCGGGTACTTCCTTTCCCCGAAGGGTCTCGATGCTTCAACCCCAAATCCGACGATCCTCTGCTTAGCAGGTCACGGACGCGGCGTGGATGACATCGTTGGAATTGAGGAAGATGGCACCATGCGCGCAGAATATGGTGGCTATCAGAACGACTTTGCACTCCAATGCGTGGCAAACGGATATACTGTACTCGCCATTGAACAGTTCGGGTTTGGACACCGACGCGATGCCGCTGCGCATCAAAAAGGCGGTGGAAACTCTTCATGCCAACCGAGTGCGGGTGCCGCACTTCTGTTAGGGCACACGATGGTAGGTTGGAGGGTTTACGATGCGATGCGCGCCTTTGATTATTTGGCAACGCGCCCTGAGGTCGATATGAACCGCCTCGGCATAATGGGCATCTCTGGCGGCGGCACGACAACCTTCTTCACCGCTGCAATTGATGAACGCGTCAAAGCAGCAGTCGTAAGCGGTTATTTCAACACATTTCGGGATAGCATCTTGAGCCTCAGCCATTGTATAGACAACTACATACCAAATGTGCTACAATATGCCGAGATGTACGACATTGCGGGATTAATTGCGCCACGTGCGATGTTCGTTGAATCCGGCACGGAAGATACGATTTTTCCCATTGAAGCCACGCGCTTTGCTGTTAACGAGGCAAAAGCAATTTACAAATGCTTTGATGCGGAGGACAAATTAGGACTTGAGGTATTTGAGGCAGGGCATAGCTTCCACGGTGTCGGCGCATTTGAATTTCTCAAACAGGTCCTATAA